A portion of the Pseudomonas protegens CHA0 genome contains these proteins:
- a CDS encoding SprT family zinc-dependent metalloprotease, which translates to MPEQLNTRVEDCFQLAESFFKRPFKRPVVSLKLRGQKAGVAHLHENLLRFNPQLYRENTEDFLKQTVAHEVAHLIAHQLFGERIQPHGEEWQLIMRGVYELPPNRCHTYDVKRRSVTRYIYRCPCAESDFPFSAQRHKLVAQGRRYLCRRCRQTLVYSGETRVE; encoded by the coding sequence ATGCCCGAGCAACTCAATACCCGCGTCGAAGATTGTTTCCAACTCGCTGAATCCTTTTTCAAACGTCCTTTCAAACGCCCGGTGGTCAGCCTCAAGTTGCGTGGCCAGAAAGCCGGTGTCGCCCATTTGCACGAGAACCTGCTGCGCTTCAACCCGCAGCTGTACCGGGAAAACACCGAGGACTTCCTCAAGCAGACCGTGGCCCACGAAGTGGCACACCTGATCGCCCACCAACTGTTTGGCGAACGTATCCAGCCCCACGGTGAAGAGTGGCAACTGATCATGCGCGGGGTGTACGAACTGCCGCCCAATCGTTGTCATACCTACGACGTCAAGCGTCGTAGCGTGACCCGCTATATCTACCGCTGCCCCTGCGCCGAGAGCGATTTCCCGTTCTCCGCCCAACGCCACAAACTGGTGGCCCAGGGGCGTCGCTATCTGTGCCGGCGTTGTCGGCAAACCCTGGTCTACAGCGGGGAAACCAGGGTCGAGTGA
- the arnT gene encoding lipid IV(A) 4-amino-4-deoxy-L-arabinosyltransferase produces the protein MTSRIQMHRTSPPPAYGTSAPPSGFTLGASTTSTLQRWALPLLLVAFGLFYLLPLTSHGLWIPDETRYAQISQEMLLSGDWVAPHFMGIRYFEKPIAGYWLIAIGQAVFGDNLFGVRIASALSTGLSVLLAYLITRRMWNDPRKSLAAALLYMSFGLIAGQAGYSNLDPQFTLWVNLSLVALWFALDGRTTRERLLAWAGLGVACGMGFMTKGFLAWLLPVLIALPYMIWQRRLGELLRYGLVAVLVAIGISLPWVLSIHAHEPDFWRFFFWHEHIRRFAADNAQHTRPWWFYLPLLVASSLPWAALLPGTFMQAWKDKRQAPTGFLLLWFLLPLAFFSLSRGKLPTYIMPCLLPLAVLMGSALIDRINASQGRSIRINSLLNLLIGVAAMVALLYIQLTRPVYGHNEMLGLSLVFIMLMGWIIANLLPAARPLQYWAAPALGIWLLVALLPAGMPGFIVHNQMPDQFIKEHIEELRQTKTLLSNDLGAASALAWRLQRPEVTLYNTEGELKYGLAYADSAQRKVSMAEVGQWVSEARKQGSVGVVMRVKDVVESEEVALLPPGGKRYEEGNMLVLILPQSQP, from the coding sequence ATGACTTCGAGGATACAAATGCACCGCACTTCGCCGCCCCCCGCTTATGGAACAAGCGCCCCGCCGTCCGGCTTTACCCTCGGCGCAAGTACAACCAGCACTCTCCAGCGCTGGGCACTTCCTCTGTTGCTCGTGGCCTTCGGCCTGTTCTACCTGCTACCTCTGACCAGCCACGGCCTGTGGATTCCCGACGAGACCCGCTACGCCCAGATCAGCCAGGAAATGCTGCTCAGTGGCGACTGGGTGGCGCCACACTTCATGGGCATCCGCTACTTCGAGAAGCCCATCGCCGGCTATTGGTTGATCGCCATCGGCCAGGCGGTCTTTGGCGACAACCTGTTCGGCGTGCGCATTGCCTCGGCCCTGAGCACCGGCCTGAGCGTACTGCTGGCCTACCTGATCACCCGCCGCATGTGGAACGACCCGCGCAAGAGCCTCGCCGCCGCCTTGCTTTATATGAGCTTCGGCCTGATTGCCGGCCAAGCCGGATACTCCAACCTTGATCCGCAGTTCACCTTGTGGGTCAACCTGAGCCTGGTAGCCCTGTGGTTCGCCCTGGACGGCCGAACCACCCGCGAACGCCTGCTGGCATGGGCCGGGCTGGGCGTCGCCTGTGGCATGGGCTTCATGACCAAGGGTTTCCTGGCCTGGCTGTTGCCGGTACTCATCGCCCTGCCCTACATGATCTGGCAACGCCGTCTGGGCGAACTGCTGCGCTACGGGCTGGTGGCCGTGCTGGTAGCGATCGGCATCAGCCTGCCCTGGGTATTGAGCATCCACGCCCACGAGCCCGACTTCTGGCGTTTCTTCTTCTGGCACGAGCACATTCGCCGCTTCGCCGCCGACAACGCCCAACATACCCGCCCCTGGTGGTTCTACCTGCCGCTGCTGGTGGCCTCCAGCCTGCCCTGGGCAGCCCTGTTGCCGGGCACATTCATGCAAGCCTGGAAAGACAAGCGCCAGGCCCCGACCGGTTTCCTGCTGCTGTGGTTCCTGCTGCCCCTGGCGTTCTTCAGCCTGAGCCGCGGCAAGCTGCCAACCTACATCATGCCGTGCCTGCTGCCTCTGGCCGTGCTCATGGGCAGCGCCCTGATCGACCGTATCAACGCCAGCCAGGGCCGGAGCATCCGCATCAACAGCCTGCTCAACCTGCTGATCGGCGTGGCGGCCATGGTGGCCCTGCTGTACATCCAGCTCACCCGGCCGGTCTACGGCCACAACGAGATGCTCGGCCTGTCCCTGGTGTTCATCATGCTGATGGGCTGGATCATCGCCAACCTGCTGCCGGCCGCCCGTCCGCTGCAGTACTGGGCGGCCCCGGCCCTGGGCATCTGGTTGCTGGTGGCCCTGCTGCCGGCGGGCATGCCGGGGTTCATCGTGCATAACCAGATGCCGGACCAGTTCATCAAGGAACATATCGAGGAGCTCAGGCAGACCAAGACGCTGCTGAGCAATGACCTGGGCGCCGCCTCGGCCCTGGCCTGGCGCCTGCAGCGCCCGGAGGTGACGCTGTACAACACCGAGGGCGAATTGAAATATGGCCTGGCTTATGCTGATTCGGCGCAGCGCAAGGTAAGCATGGCCGAGGTCGGGCAGTGGGTCAGCGAGGCCCGCAAACAGGGTTCGGTGGGTGTGGTGATGCGGGTCAAGGACGTGGTGGAAAGCGAGGAAGTGGCGCTGCTGCCGCCCGGAGGCAAGCGCTATGAGGAAGGCAATATGCTGGTCCTGATCCTGCCACAAAGCCAACCCTGA
- the ttcA gene encoding tRNA 2-thiocytidine(32) synthetase TtcA: MGTLTVNQNKLQKRLRRQAGEAVADFNMIEEGDKVMVCLSGGKDSYTMLDVLLHLQKVAPIKFEIVAVNMDQKQPGFPEHVLPAYLKELGIEYHIVEKDTYSVVKELIPEGKTTCSLCSRLRRGTLYTFADEIGATKMALGHHRDDIVETFFLNMFYNGSLKAMPPKLLADDGRNVVIRPLAYCSEKDIQAYSDLKQFPIIPCNLCGSQENLQRQVVKEMLQEWERKTPGRTESIFRGLQNVIPSQLADRNLFDFASLRIDDSAAPRFVNVVNL; the protein is encoded by the coding sequence ATGGGCACTCTTACGGTCAACCAGAACAAACTGCAGAAACGTCTTCGCCGCCAGGCGGGCGAAGCGGTCGCCGATTTCAACATGATCGAAGAGGGCGACAAGGTCATGGTCTGCCTGTCCGGCGGCAAGGACAGCTACACCATGCTCGACGTGCTGCTGCACCTGCAGAAGGTGGCGCCGATCAAGTTCGAGATCGTCGCGGTGAACATGGACCAGAAACAGCCAGGCTTTCCCGAGCACGTGCTGCCGGCCTACCTCAAGGAGCTGGGGATCGAGTACCACATTGTCGAGAAGGACACCTATTCGGTGGTCAAGGAGCTGATCCCGGAAGGCAAGACCACCTGCTCGCTATGCTCGCGCCTGCGTCGCGGCACCCTGTACACCTTCGCCGACGAAATCGGCGCCACCAAGATGGCCTTGGGTCACCACCGCGACGATATCGTCGAGACCTTCTTCCTCAACATGTTCTACAACGGTTCGCTCAAGGCCATGCCGCCCAAGCTGCTGGCCGATGACGGGCGCAACGTGGTAATCCGCCCGCTGGCCTATTGCAGCGAGAAGGACATCCAGGCCTATTCCGACCTCAAGCAGTTCCCGATCATCCCGTGCAACCTCTGCGGTTCCCAGGAGAACCTGCAACGCCAGGTGGTCAAGGAGATGCTTCAGGAATGGGAGCGCAAGACTCCAGGGCGTACCGAAAGCATCTTCCGCGGCCTGCAGAACGTGATCCCCTCGCAACTGGCGGACCGCAATCTGTTCGACTTCGCCAGCCTGCGCATCGACGACAGCGCCGCGCCGCGTTTCGTCAATGTGGTGAACCTCTGA
- a CDS encoding 2-hydroxyacid dehydrogenase — MRTILFSSQNYDRESFLGAQRPAGIELQFQAARLSLDTAALAERHEVVCAFINDDLSAPVLEQLAAGGTRLIALRSAGYNHVDLSAAQRLGLDVVRVPAYSPHAVAEHAVALILALNRRLHRAYNRTREGDFTLHGLTGFDLVGKTVGIVGTGQIGATFARIMAGFGCQLLAYDPFPNPAVEALGARYLDLPELLAQSQIISLHCPLTEDSRYLINQQSLAHMQPGAMLINTGRGGLVDTPALIEALKSGQLGYLGLDVYEEEAQLFFEDRSDLPLQDDVLARLLTFPNVIVTAHQAFLTREALAAIAETTLHNIASWAAGQPQNRVHG, encoded by the coding sequence ATGCGTACGATTCTTTTCAGCAGCCAGAACTACGACCGCGAGAGTTTCCTCGGCGCTCAACGGCCAGCAGGCATCGAACTGCAATTCCAGGCCGCACGCCTGAGCCTGGATACCGCCGCCCTGGCTGAACGCCATGAAGTGGTCTGTGCCTTTATCAACGACGACCTCAGTGCCCCGGTACTGGAACAGCTGGCTGCCGGTGGCACCCGCCTGATCGCTCTGCGCTCGGCCGGTTACAACCACGTCGACCTGAGCGCGGCCCAGCGCCTGGGGCTGGATGTGGTGCGGGTCCCGGCCTATTCCCCCCATGCGGTCGCCGAACATGCCGTGGCCCTGATCCTGGCGCTCAACCGCCGCCTGCACCGGGCCTACAACCGCACTCGCGAAGGCGACTTCACCCTGCACGGCCTGACCGGCTTCGACCTGGTGGGCAAGACCGTGGGCATTGTCGGCACCGGCCAGATCGGCGCCACCTTCGCCCGGATCATGGCCGGCTTCGGCTGCCAGCTGCTGGCGTACGACCCCTTCCCCAATCCCGCTGTAGAAGCCCTCGGTGCCCGTTACCTGGACCTGCCCGAGCTGCTGGCCCAGTCGCAGATCATCAGCCTGCACTGCCCGTTGACCGAGGACAGTCGTTACCTGATCAACCAGCAGAGCCTGGCCCACATGCAACCGGGAGCAATGCTGATCAACACCGGGCGTGGCGGCCTGGTGGACACCCCGGCGCTGATCGAGGCGCTCAAGAGCGGCCAACTGGGCTACCTGGGGCTGGATGTCTATGAAGAAGAGGCGCAACTGTTCTTCGAGGACCGCTCCGATCTACCCCTGCAGGATGACGTGCTGGCGCGGCTGCTGACCTTTCCCAACGTGATAGTCACTGCGCACCAGGCGTTCCTGACCCGCGAAGCCCTGGCGGCCATCGCCGAGACCACCTTGCACAACATCGCCAGCTGGGCAGCTGGCCAGCCGCAGAACCGGGTCCACGGCTGA
- a CDS encoding histidine phosphatase family protein: MLNTAESGTGNKPPRTWRIVGGVCAAALAILVSGFVLWPVTPRDLGVGNQMQQANIYRHWQGGEVIVLVRHAERCDRSANPCLGPADGITQLGSHSASDLGRAFRTLGMAATDVISSPATRTRQTTEFMFNGAAQTQDWLATCDEHFQQTIKAHKSLKRNLILITHSDCISSLERQLGYPHALASEYTSSLFITLDPQGHMQVLGTLDAGSWQRVLDQPLE; this comes from the coding sequence GTGCTCAACACCGCTGAATCCGGCACTGGCAACAAGCCCCCCCGAACCTGGCGAATCGTCGGTGGCGTCTGTGCGGCGGCCCTGGCAATCCTGGTCAGCGGCTTTGTCCTGTGGCCCGTCACACCTCGCGACCTGGGGGTCGGCAACCAGATGCAGCAGGCCAACATCTACCGCCACTGGCAAGGGGGCGAAGTGATAGTCCTGGTCCGCCATGCCGAGCGTTGTGACCGCTCCGCCAACCCCTGCCTGGGGCCCGCCGATGGCATTACCCAGCTCGGAAGCCACAGCGCCAGCGACCTGGGACGAGCCTTTCGCACCCTGGGCATGGCCGCCACCGATGTCATCAGCAGCCCCGCAACCCGCACCCGGCAAACGACGGAATTCATGTTCAACGGTGCGGCGCAGACCCAGGACTGGCTGGCCACCTGTGACGAGCATTTCCAGCAGACGATCAAGGCGCACAAGTCACTCAAGCGCAATCTGATCCTGATAACCCACAGCGACTGCATCAGTAGCCTGGAACGCCAGCTGGGCTACCCGCACGCCTTGGCCAGCGAATACACCAGCTCGTTGTTTATCACTCTGGATCCACAAGGCCACATGCAAGTACTGGGAACCCTGGATGCGGGCAGCTGGCAGCGTGTACTTGATCAACCCCTTGAGTAA
- a CDS encoding ArnT family glycosyltransferase, with product MNLFRSERRALALLLGVSALILLLGLGSRELWGPETRWANIALQMLQSGDYFDPYLKGAPYYDKPLPSYWLITASAWLMGGLGHWSLRLSSVIAAWLSIWLVYLIGERLFHKGTGLIAGWMLATTFYFAFWARVATADVLTVCGVLAAVWWYWRGPEDTRLGRYTVFFLILAATSLLKGLIGFVLPGLILLPHLLSQGRWKRHLNLRLLLALSIAALFYMVPFVLSHLYGAPSYGESGLSLVFRENVVRFFNPFDHVGPIYTYLIYLPAYTLPWAPCWILGLWLAARHWRQLQPNERWLVWALGLLFLFFTASGSRRSYYVLPLVPFAQLLGAWWLNRRLQLRQAAGKPVSRGWPLGFSCAALVMLLVLGVAYPWSNSGGGVMQFSADTRAAASRIAPWNQWRMVMVEIDNKLPMYLQNQGAPFYYVAETADFPRNGSSADFMAWLDNTSGQHWDPQRTLIFVQQKHDEPLMLGYLGEDHQLVRTTPTNGERLAKKPAQGSVAFIPRMPGS from the coding sequence ATGAATCTGTTTCGCAGCGAACGCAGGGCCCTGGCCCTGCTGCTCGGCGTGTCTGCCTTGATCCTGCTGCTGGGCCTGGGCTCCCGTGAACTCTGGGGGCCGGAGACCCGCTGGGCCAACATCGCCTTGCAGATGTTGCAGAGTGGCGACTATTTCGACCCTTACCTCAAGGGCGCTCCCTACTACGACAAGCCGCTGCCCTCCTACTGGCTGATTACCGCCAGCGCCTGGCTGATGGGGGGCCTGGGGCACTGGTCGCTGCGCCTGTCCTCGGTGATCGCCGCATGGCTGAGCATCTGGCTGGTTTACCTGATCGGCGAACGGCTGTTCCACAAAGGCACTGGGCTGATCGCCGGCTGGATGCTGGCCACCACCTTCTATTTCGCCTTCTGGGCGCGGGTGGCCACGGCCGACGTCCTGACCGTCTGTGGCGTATTGGCTGCAGTGTGGTGGTACTGGCGCGGCCCGGAAGATACCCGCCTGGGCCGCTATACGGTGTTCTTCCTGATACTGGCGGCGACCTCGCTGCTCAAGGGGCTGATCGGCTTCGTCCTGCCGGGGCTGATCCTGTTGCCACACCTGCTGAGCCAGGGGCGCTGGAAACGCCACCTGAACCTGCGCCTGTTGCTGGCCTTGAGCATCGCCGCGCTGTTCTACATGGTGCCCTTCGTTCTCTCGCACCTGTACGGCGCTCCCAGCTACGGGGAAAGCGGCCTGAGCCTGGTGTTTCGCGAGAATGTGGTGCGTTTCTTCAACCCCTTCGACCATGTCGGGCCGATCTACACCTACCTGATCTACCTGCCGGCCTATACCTTGCCCTGGGCGCCCTGCTGGATCCTCGGCCTATGGCTGGCGGCCCGGCACTGGCGCCAGTTGCAACCCAATGAACGCTGGCTGGTGTGGGCCCTGGGGCTGCTGTTCCTGTTCTTCACCGCCAGTGGCAGCCGGCGCAGCTATTACGTTCTGCCCCTGGTGCCCTTCGCTCAGTTGCTCGGTGCCTGGTGGCTCAACCGTCGGCTGCAGCTACGCCAGGCCGCCGGCAAACCCGTTTCCCGTGGCTGGCCCCTCGGCTTCTCCTGTGCGGCCCTGGTCATGCTGCTGGTGCTGGGGGTTGCCTACCCCTGGAGCAACAGCGGCGGGGGGGTGATGCAGTTCAGCGCCGATACCCGGGCCGCCGCGAGCCGGATCGCTCCCTGGAATCAATGGCGGATGGTCATGGTGGAAATCGATAACAAACTGCCGATGTACCTGCAGAACCAGGGCGCACCCTTCTACTACGTGGCAGAAACCGCAGATTTCCCGCGTAACGGCAGCAGCGCGGACTTCATGGCCTGGCTGGACAATACCAGTGGCCAGCACTGGGACCCGCAGCGCACCCTGATCTTCGTCCAGCAGAAGCACGATGAACCGCTGATGCTGGGGTATCTGGGCGAGGATCATCAACTGGTCCGCACCACCCCGACCAACGGTGAGCGCCTGGCCAAGAAACCGGCGCAAGGCAGCGTGGCCTTCATTCCCCGCATGCCGGGGAGCTGA
- a CDS encoding Yip1 family protein: MIHHVVGLFTHPDQEWRDIRGDAEESISHMYLTHTLILAAIPAISAFIGTTQVGWVIGNRAPVMLTMESALWMTIMSYLAMLGGVAVMGAFIHWMARTYDASPSLARCVAFATYTATPLFVGGLAALYPHMWLGMIVGTAAICYTVYLLYVGLPTFMNIPSDEGFLFSSSVLAVGLVVLVAIMAFTVIVWGLGVGPVYTN; the protein is encoded by the coding sequence ATGATTCATCATGTCGTAGGACTCTTCACCCACCCCGATCAGGAATGGCGAGACATCCGTGGCGATGCCGAGGAAAGCATCAGCCACATGTACCTCACCCATACGCTGATCCTCGCGGCAATCCCCGCCATTTCGGCTTTTATCGGCACCACCCAGGTCGGCTGGGTCATCGGCAATCGCGCGCCGGTGATGTTGACCATGGAAAGCGCCCTGTGGATGACCATCATGTCGTACCTGGCCATGCTTGGCGGCGTGGCGGTGATGGGCGCGTTCATCCACTGGATGGCCCGGACCTATGACGCCAGCCCGAGCCTGGCACGTTGCGTGGCCTTTGCCACCTACACCGCCACACCGCTGTTCGTCGGTGGCCTGGCGGCGCTGTACCCGCACATGTGGCTGGGCATGATCGTCGGCACTGCCGCCATCTGCTACACGGTCTACCTGCTGTATGTCGGGCTGCCGACCTTCATGAATATCCCGTCGGACGAGGGGTTCCTGTTTTCCAGCTCAGTGCTGGCAGTAGGCCTGGTGGTACTGGTCGCGATCATGGCCTTCACCGTGATTGTCTGGGGCCTGGGCGTCGGCCCCGTGTACACCAACTGA
- a CDS encoding TlpA disulfide reductase family protein has translation MARQLAAVLAIITTLLLGGCGNDYGVDQYGQKVAAERIDKQWLVLNYWAEWCGPCRTEIPELNALNEQLKGQSASVMGVNFDNVQGEELKSASEKLGIKFTVLARNPAELFDLPRSEALPVTYIIDDKGKVREQMMGEQTAAGVLAKLQALRGH, from the coding sequence ATGGCAAGGCAATTGGCGGCGGTATTGGCGATCATTACAACCCTGCTGCTGGGCGGCTGTGGCAATGACTACGGGGTCGACCAGTATGGCCAGAAAGTCGCCGCCGAGCGTATCGACAAGCAGTGGCTGGTGCTCAACTACTGGGCCGAGTGGTGCGGGCCTTGCCGTACCGAGATCCCGGAACTCAATGCCCTGAACGAGCAGCTCAAGGGGCAGTCGGCATCGGTGATGGGGGTCAACTTCGACAATGTGCAGGGTGAAGAGCTAAAGAGCGCCAGCGAGAAGCTGGGGATCAAGTTCACCGTGCTGGCACGGAACCCCGCGGAGCTCTTCGATCTGCCACGCAGCGAAGCGTTGCCGGTGACCTACATCATCGACGACAAGGGCAAGGTACGTGAGCAGATGATGGGCGAGCAGACTGCAGCCGGCGTGCTGGCGAAACTGCAGGCCTTGCGCGGGCATTGA
- a CDS encoding META domain-containing protein, with protein MKRLMLAAALGAGLLGCAAEPLKLQQDRSYVLEWIGERPLIDYSHLTITLGEDGRAYGNGGCNHWFAPYTLDGEKLSFGKVGSTRKLCAPALMEQERRFLQALETVERWDISPIEQVRFWPAEGKPLRWWLEEG; from the coding sequence ATGAAACGCCTGATGCTGGCTGCGGCGCTGGGGGCCGGCCTGCTGGGCTGCGCCGCCGAGCCGCTGAAGCTGCAGCAGGACCGCAGTTACGTCCTGGAATGGATTGGCGAGCGTCCGCTGATCGATTACAGCCACCTGACCATCACCCTCGGCGAGGACGGTCGGGCCTATGGCAATGGCGGCTGCAACCACTGGTTCGCGCCCTACACCCTGGACGGCGAAAAACTCAGCTTCGGCAAGGTCGGCAGCACCCGCAAACTCTGTGCACCGGCGTTGATGGAGCAGGAGCGGCGCTTCCTTCAGGCGCTGGAAACCGTTGAGCGCTGGGACATCTCGCCGATCGAACAGGTGCGGTTCTGGCCTGCCGAGGGCAAGCCGTTGCGCTGGTGGCTGGAAGAAGGCTGA
- the arsC gene encoding arsenate reductase (glutaredoxin) (This arsenate reductase requires both glutathione and glutaredoxin to convert arsenate to arsenite, after which the efflux transporter formed by ArsA and ArsB can extrude the arsenite from the cell, providing resistance.), protein MTDLTLYHNPRCSKSRGALELLEQRGLAPTVVRYLETPLDAAQLRSLLAKLGLSARQLLRTGEDEYKTLNLADPSLSEEQLVAAIAQHPKLMERPILEAGDKAIIGRPPENVLEILP, encoded by the coding sequence ATGACCGATCTGACGCTTTATCACAACCCGCGCTGCTCGAAATCCCGCGGTGCGCTGGAACTTCTGGAACAACGCGGCCTGGCCCCGACCGTGGTCCGCTACCTGGAAACCCCACTGGATGCCGCCCAGTTGCGCAGCCTTCTGGCCAAGCTCGGCCTCAGCGCGCGCCAGCTATTGCGCACCGGCGAGGACGAGTACAAGACCCTCAACCTGGCCGACCCGAGCCTCAGCGAAGAGCAACTGGTCGCCGCCATTGCCCAGCACCCGAAACTCATGGAGCGGCCGATTCTCGAAGCCGGCGACAAGGCCATCATTGGCCGGCCGCCGGAAAACGTGCTGGAGATCCTGCCTTGA
- the wrbA gene encoding NAD(P)H:quinone oxidoreductase, translated as MSAPYILVLYYSRNGSTNEMARQIARGVEQAGLEARLRTVPAISAECEAVTPDIPDSGALYASLDDLKHCSGLALGSPTRFGNMAAPLKYFLDGTSNLWLTGALVGKPAGVFTSTASLHGGQEATLLSMMLPLLHHGMLITGLPYSESALLETRGGGTPYGASHHAGADGKSPLDEHEIALCRALGLRLAKTALRLENGRG; from the coding sequence TTGAGCGCGCCCTATATCCTGGTCCTGTACTACAGCCGCAACGGCTCGACCAACGAGATGGCCCGGCAGATCGCCCGCGGCGTCGAGCAGGCCGGCCTGGAGGCTCGTCTGCGCACTGTCCCGGCGATCTCCGCGGAATGCGAGGCGGTCACCCCGGACATCCCCGACAGCGGCGCCCTGTACGCCAGCCTCGACGATCTGAAGCACTGCTCAGGGCTGGCCCTGGGCAGCCCGACCCGCTTCGGCAACATGGCAGCGCCGCTGAAGTATTTTCTCGACGGTACCAGCAACCTCTGGCTGACCGGTGCCCTGGTGGGCAAGCCTGCCGGCGTGTTCACCTCGACCGCCAGCCTGCATGGCGGCCAGGAAGCCACCCTGCTATCGATGATGCTGCCGTTGCTGCATCACGGCATGCTGATCACCGGCCTGCCCTACAGCGAGTCGGCCCTGCTGGAAACCCGCGGTGGCGGCACCCCGTATGGCGCCAGCCACCATGCCGGAGCAGATGGCAAGAGCCCACTGGACGAACACGAGATTGCGCTGTGCCGGGCCCTGGGCCTGCGTCTGGCGAAAACCGCCCTGCGACTGGAGAACGGCCGTGGCTAA
- a CDS encoding DNA-3-methyladenine glycosylase I, with translation MHDYKWLNEYCLNRFGSAAALEAQLPTPASDDYLRALSADRYLSTLALRVFRAGLKHSLVDAKWPAFEQVFFGFDPDKVVLMGAEHLERLMQDTRIIRHLGKLKSVPRNAQMILDVQKQRGSFGAFIADWPVQDITGLWQYLAKHGNQMGGLSAPRFLRMVGKDTFIPTWDVVAALNAQNIIDKVPSSKRDQALVQEVFNQWQQESGRPLCQLSAMLAYTVNH, from the coding sequence ATGCACGATTACAAATGGCTGAATGAATACTGTCTCAACCGCTTCGGTTCCGCTGCGGCCCTGGAAGCCCAGTTGCCCACCCCGGCCAGCGACGACTACCTGCGCGCATTAAGCGCCGACCGCTACCTCTCGACCCTGGCCCTGCGGGTTTTCCGCGCCGGGCTCAAACACAGCCTGGTGGACGCCAAATGGCCGGCGTTCGAGCAGGTGTTTTTCGGCTTCGACCCGGACAAGGTGGTGCTGATGGGCGCCGAGCACCTGGAGCGGCTGATGCAGGACACGCGGATCATCCGCCACTTGGGCAAGCTCAAGAGCGTGCCGCGCAACGCGCAGATGATCCTCGATGTGCAAAAGCAGCGCGGCAGCTTTGGCGCCTTCATCGCCGACTGGCCGGTGCAGGACATCACCGGGCTCTGGCAGTACCTGGCCAAACATGGCAACCAGATGGGCGGGCTGTCTGCCCCGCGCTTCCTGCGTATGGTGGGCAAGGACACCTTTATCCCCACCTGGGACGTGGTCGCGGCCCTCAATGCCCAGAACATCATCGACAAGGTGCCCAGCAGCAAACGCGACCAGGCCCTGGTGCAGGAAGTATTCAACCAATGGCAGCAGGAGAGCGGCCGGCCACTGTGCCAGCTGTCGGCAATGCTGGCCTACACCGTCAATCACTGA
- a CDS encoding DUF2069 domain-containing protein, whose translation MAKKPKILPPVEWLEPRVRLMRILSLVCFFGLVGLLCGYYLLVADLHGARPWVILLIELVPLLLMAPGMLSGSARGHSWMCFVVNLYFIKGALAAYDPNRQMFGLLEMFASLAVFTSALLYVRWRFQLDRRLAGEGASPA comes from the coding sequence GTGGCTAAGAAGCCGAAGATCCTGCCCCCGGTGGAATGGCTGGAGCCCCGGGTCCGCCTGATGCGAATCCTCAGCCTGGTCTGCTTCTTCGGCCTGGTGGGGCTGCTTTGCGGGTATTACCTGCTGGTGGCCGATCTGCACGGTGCCCGCCCCTGGGTCATCCTGCTGATCGAGCTGGTGCCGCTGCTGCTGATGGCCCCCGGCATGCTCAGCGGCAGTGCCCGTGGCCATTCGTGGATGTGCTTCGTGGTCAACCTGTACTTCATCAAGGGCGCCCTGGCGGCCTACGACCCGAACCGCCAAATGTTCGGCCTGCTGGAGATGTTCGCCAGCCTGGCCGTGTTCACTTCGGCGCTGCTCTACGTGCGCTGGCGCTTCCAGCTTGATCGCCGGCTCGCGGGCGAAGGCGCCAGCCCGGCCTGA